One Kitasatospora sp. NBC_01266 genomic window carries:
- the ileS gene encoding isoleucine--tRNA ligase yields MSTYNPVPAQVDLPVLEHGILSFWRDQKIFQRSLQQSEGRPEWVFYEGPPTANGMPGAHHIEARVFKDVFPRYRTMKGYHVARKAGWDCHGLPVELAVEKELGFSGKPEIEAFGIAEFNAKCRESVTRHTDEFTKLTERMGYWVDLDEAYRTMDPSYIQSVWWSLKQIFDKGLLVQDHRVAPWCPRCGTGLSDHELAQGYETVVDPSVFVRFPLTSGPLAGQAALLVWTTTPWTLVSNTAAAVHPEVTYVVATDGNERLVVAEPLVAKALGESWEVTGQSFTGAEMERWAYRRPFDLVEIEDAHYVLNADYVTTEDGTGIVHQAPAFGADDLATCRKYGLPVVNPVEADGTFATDVPLVGGVFFKKADEALVADLKERGLLFRHLPYEHSYPHCWRCHTALLYYAQPSWYIRTTAVKDAMIRENEATNWFPETVKHGRFGDWLNNNIDWALSRNRYWGTPLPIWRCEEGHLTCVGSLAELSELTGSDQSELDPHRPFIDDVTFGCRECSGTAVRVPEVIDAWYDSGSMPFAQYGYPYQNKELFESRYPAQFISEAIDQTRGWFYTLMAVGTLVFDKSAYENVVCLGHILAEDGRKMSKHLGNILQPIPLMDQHGADAVRWFMAAGGSPWSARRVGHGTIQEVVRKTLLTYWNTVAFQALYARTAGWAPSPSDPAPADRPQLDRWVLSELNTLVRETDAALESYDTQRAGKLLSGFVDDLSNWYVRRGRRRFWQGDAAALATLHEALETVTRLMAPLTPFITERVWQDLVVPVDPEAPASVHLASWPVADESLIDSELSRHMALVRRLVELGRATRAESGVKTRQPLSRALIAAQGWEELPADLRAQIAEELNVAALESLATVGGSLVDTTAKANFRALGKRFGKGVQDAAKAVAAADAAVLAAELRATGTTSVVMGEETISLSPDEVIITETPREGWAVANESGATVALDLAITPELKRLGVARDAIRQIQEARKNSGLDVSDRIVLRWQSAEQETVDALIEHAALVADEVLAVDFANGAADWASEDFTDEGAGLTFQLRKA; encoded by the coding sequence GTGAGCACGTACAACCCCGTCCCCGCCCAGGTCGACCTGCCCGTCCTCGAGCACGGCATCCTGAGCTTCTGGCGTGACCAGAAGATCTTCCAGCGCAGCCTGCAGCAGTCCGAGGGCCGGCCCGAGTGGGTCTTCTACGAGGGCCCGCCGACCGCCAACGGCATGCCGGGCGCCCACCACATCGAGGCCCGGGTCTTCAAGGACGTCTTCCCGCGCTACCGGACCATGAAGGGCTACCACGTGGCCCGCAAGGCCGGCTGGGACTGCCACGGGCTGCCGGTCGAGCTGGCCGTGGAGAAGGAGCTGGGCTTCTCCGGCAAGCCGGAGATCGAGGCGTTCGGGATCGCCGAGTTCAACGCCAAGTGCCGTGAGTCGGTCACCCGGCACACCGACGAGTTCACCAAGCTCACCGAGCGGATGGGCTACTGGGTCGACCTCGACGAGGCGTACCGGACCATGGACCCGTCCTACATCCAGTCGGTCTGGTGGTCGCTCAAGCAGATCTTCGACAAGGGCCTGCTGGTCCAGGACCACCGGGTGGCCCCCTGGTGCCCGCGCTGCGGCACCGGCCTGTCCGACCACGAGCTGGCCCAGGGCTACGAGACCGTGGTCGACCCCTCGGTCTTCGTCCGCTTCCCGCTGACCAGCGGCCCGCTGGCCGGCCAGGCCGCGCTGCTGGTCTGGACGACCACCCCGTGGACCCTGGTCTCCAACACCGCCGCCGCCGTGCACCCCGAGGTGACCTACGTGGTCGCCACCGACGGCAACGAGCGCCTGGTGGTCGCCGAGCCGCTGGTCGCCAAGGCGCTCGGCGAGAGCTGGGAGGTCACCGGGCAGTCGTTCACCGGTGCCGAGATGGAGCGCTGGGCCTACCGCCGCCCCTTCGACCTGGTGGAGATCGAGGACGCGCACTACGTCCTGAACGCCGACTACGTCACCACCGAGGACGGCACCGGCATCGTCCACCAGGCCCCCGCGTTCGGCGCGGACGACCTGGCGACCTGCCGCAAGTACGGCCTGCCGGTGGTCAACCCGGTCGAGGCGGACGGCACCTTCGCCACCGACGTGCCGCTGGTCGGCGGCGTCTTCTTCAAGAAGGCGGACGAGGCGCTGGTCGCCGACCTCAAGGAGCGCGGCCTGCTCTTCCGCCACCTGCCGTACGAGCACAGCTACCCGCACTGCTGGCGCTGCCACACCGCGCTGCTCTACTACGCGCAGCCGTCCTGGTACATCCGGACCACCGCCGTCAAGGACGCGATGATCCGCGAGAACGAGGCGACCAACTGGTTCCCGGAGACGGTCAAGCACGGCCGGTTCGGCGACTGGCTGAACAACAACATCGACTGGGCGCTCTCCCGCAACCGCTACTGGGGCACCCCGCTGCCGATCTGGCGCTGCGAGGAGGGCCACCTGACCTGCGTGGGCTCGCTGGCCGAGCTGAGCGAGCTGACCGGCAGCGACCAGAGCGAGCTGGACCCGCACCGGCCGTTCATCGACGACGTCACCTTCGGCTGCCGCGAGTGCTCCGGCACGGCGGTCCGGGTGCCCGAGGTGATCGACGCCTGGTACGACTCGGGCTCGATGCCGTTCGCGCAGTACGGCTACCCGTACCAGAACAAGGAGCTGTTCGAGAGCCGCTACCCGGCCCAGTTCATCTCCGAGGCGATCGACCAGACCCGCGGCTGGTTCTACACGCTGATGGCGGTCGGCACCCTGGTGTTCGACAAGTCGGCCTACGAGAACGTCGTCTGCCTGGGCCACATCCTGGCCGAGGACGGCCGCAAGATGTCCAAGCACCTGGGCAACATCCTGCAGCCGATCCCGCTGATGGACCAGCACGGCGCCGACGCGGTGCGCTGGTTCATGGCGGCCGGCGGCTCGCCGTGGTCGGCCCGCCGGGTCGGGCACGGCACGATCCAGGAGGTGGTGCGCAAGACGCTGCTCACCTACTGGAACACCGTCGCCTTCCAGGCGCTGTACGCGCGGACGGCCGGCTGGGCGCCGAGCCCGAGCGACCCGGCCCCGGCCGACCGGCCCCAGCTGGACCGCTGGGTGCTCTCCGAGCTGAACACCCTGGTCCGTGAGACCGACGCCGCGCTGGAGTCCTACGACACCCAGCGGGCCGGCAAGCTGCTCTCCGGTTTCGTGGACGACCTGTCCAACTGGTACGTGCGGCGCGGCCGCCGCCGGTTCTGGCAGGGCGACGCCGCCGCGCTCGCCACCCTGCACGAGGCGCTGGAGACGGTGACCCGGCTGATGGCGCCGCTGACCCCGTTCATCACCGAGCGGGTCTGGCAGGACCTGGTGGTGCCGGTCGACCCCGAGGCCCCGGCCTCGGTGCACCTTGCCTCCTGGCCAGTGGCCGACGAGTCGCTGATCGACAGCGAGCTGTCCCGGCACATGGCGCTGGTCCGCCGACTGGTCGAACTGGGCCGCGCCACCCGCGCCGAGTCCGGGGTGAAGACCCGTCAGCCGCTCTCCCGCGCGCTGATCGCGGCCCAGGGCTGGGAGGAGCTGCCCGCCGACCTGCGCGCGCAGATCGCCGAGGAGCTGAACGTGGCCGCCTTGGAGTCGCTCGCCACCGTGGGCGGCTCGCTGGTCGACACGACGGCCAAGGCGAACTTCCGCGCACTGGGCAAGCGCTTCGGCAAGGGCGTGCAGGACGCCGCCAAGGCGGTCGCCGCCGCGGACGCCGCCGTGCTCGCCGCCGAGCTGCGGGCCACCGGCACCACCTCGGTGGTGATGGGCGAGGAGACGATCAGCCTCTCGCCGGACGAGGTGATCATCACCGAAACCCCGCGCGAGGGCTGGGCGGTGGCCAACGAGTCCGGCGCCACGGTCGCCCTCGACCTGGCGATCACCCCGGAGCTCAAGCGCCTGGGCGTCGCACGTGACGCGATCCGGCAGATCCAGGAGGCCCGGAAGAACTCCGGCCTGGACGTCTCGGACCGGATCGTGCTGCGCTGGCAGTCCGCGGAGCAGGAGACGGTGGACGCGCTCATCGAGCACGCCGCCCTGGTCGCCGACGAGGTGCTGGCCGTGGACTTCGCGAACGGCGCTGCCGACTGGGCCTCGGAGGACTTCACCGACGAGGGCGCGGGCCTGACCTTCCAGTTGCGCAAGGCGTAG
- a CDS encoding TraR/DksA family transcriptional regulator yields the protein MTTTRRKTSTTTGRGAVTSRNHTPAATGARAVVPAGAEAADPAELPVRPGEEPWTAVEVAEVHAELNAELVRLRDEIDAAEAAITGLMRDSNDGAGDDQVDAGTKNINRESELALANNARDMLDQTERALARLEGVGFGLCESCGQAVGKARLQAFPRATLCVSCKSKQERR from the coding sequence GTGACCACGACACGGCGGAAGACCAGCACCACCACCGGACGCGGCGCGGTGACCAGCCGTAACCACACCCCCGCTGCCACCGGCGCCCGGGCGGTGGTCCCGGCCGGCGCCGAGGCCGCCGACCCGGCCGAGCTGCCGGTCCGCCCGGGGGAGGAGCCCTGGACGGCCGTCGAGGTCGCCGAGGTGCACGCCGAACTCAACGCCGAGCTGGTCCGGCTGCGCGACGAGATCGACGCCGCCGAGGCGGCGATCACCGGCCTGATGCGCGACTCCAACGACGGGGCCGGTGACGACCAGGTCGACGCCGGGACCAAGAACATCAACCGGGAGAGCGAGCTGGCGCTGGCCAACAACGCCCGCGACATGCTCGACCAGACCGAGCGCGCGCTGGCCCGGCTGGAGGGCGTGGGCTTCGGCCTCTGCGAGTCCTGCGGGCAGGCGGTCGGCAAGGCCCGGCTGCAGGCCTTCCCGCGGGCCACCCTCTGCGTCTCCTGCAAGTCGAAGCAGGAGCGCCGCTGA
- the lspA gene encoding signal peptidase II, translating to MITTPGSPQTQDEPTGPAGTAAPSPAEPAGASAVGEAAAVRRRRLGVLFSVALLAYLIDLSSKLLVVAKLEGRAPIRVIGDFMTFQVIRNPGAAFGMGQTMTVVFSLIAAAVIVVIWRISRRLYSLPWAIALGLLLGGAIGNLTDRLFRAPGVLRGHVVDFISVQHFAVFNLADSAIVCGGILVVLLSFRGSNPDGSTHKPAPKGD from the coding sequence ATCATCACTACGCCAGGTTCTCCCCAGACTCAGGACGAGCCCACCGGGCCCGCCGGGACCGCGGCGCCGTCGCCGGCCGAGCCGGCCGGTGCGAGTGCGGTCGGCGAGGCGGCCGCGGTGCGCCGCCGCCGGCTCGGGGTGCTCTTCTCGGTGGCACTGCTCGCCTACCTGATCGACCTGAGCAGCAAGCTCCTGGTGGTGGCCAAGCTGGAAGGCCGGGCGCCGATCCGGGTGATCGGCGACTTCATGACCTTCCAGGTGATCCGCAACCCGGGCGCGGCGTTCGGCATGGGCCAGACCATGACCGTGGTCTTCAGCCTGATCGCCGCCGCCGTGATCGTGGTGATCTGGCGGATCTCGCGCCGGCTCTACAGCCTGCCCTGGGCGATCGCGCTCGGGCTGCTGCTCGGCGGGGCGATCGGCAACCTGACCGACCGGCTCTTCCGGGCGCCCGGGGTGCTGCGCGGGCACGTGGTCGACTTCATCTCGGTGCAGCACTTCGCGGTCTTCAACCTGGCCGACTCGGCCATCGTCTGCGGCGGGATCCTGGTGGTGCTGCTCTCGTTCCGGGGCAGCAACCCGGACGGCTCCACCCACAAGCCGGCCCCGAAGGGCGACTGA
- a CDS encoding RluA family pseudouridine synthase yields MSTAAQIRTLPVPDGLEGERLDAALARMFGLSRTKAAELAAEGKVRIDGATAGKSDRVIAGSWLEVEIPAPAAPVQIVAEFVEGMRIVHDDQDIVLVDKPVGVAAHPSPGWTGPTVIGHLAAAGYRISTSGAAERQGIVHRLDVGTSGLMVVAKSERAYTDLKRQFHDRITSKTYHTLVQGHPDPMSGTVDAPIGRHPSSDWKWAVTREGKPSITHYDLIEAYRAASLLTVKLETGRTHQIRVHMSALRHPCVGDLTYGADPTLAKRLGLTRQWLHAVSLGFEHPGDGQWVQFDSEYPEDLRKSLDVIAAES; encoded by the coding sequence GTGAGTACCGCAGCGCAGATCCGTACGCTTCCCGTCCCCGACGGCCTGGAGGGCGAGCGTCTCGACGCCGCCCTCGCCCGCATGTTCGGGCTCTCGCGTACCAAGGCCGCCGAGCTGGCCGCCGAGGGCAAGGTCCGGATCGACGGTGCGACGGCCGGCAAGTCGGACCGGGTGATCGCCGGATCCTGGCTGGAGGTCGAGATCCCGGCCCCCGCCGCACCCGTGCAGATCGTCGCCGAGTTCGTCGAGGGCATGCGGATCGTCCATGACGACCAGGACATCGTGCTGGTCGACAAGCCGGTGGGCGTCGCCGCGCACCCCAGCCCCGGCTGGACCGGACCGACCGTGATCGGCCACCTGGCCGCCGCCGGCTACCGGATCTCCACCTCGGGTGCCGCCGAGCGCCAGGGCATCGTGCACCGTCTCGACGTCGGCACCTCGGGGCTGATGGTGGTCGCCAAGTCCGAGCGGGCCTACACCGACCTCAAGCGCCAGTTCCACGACCGGATCACCTCGAAGACCTACCACACCCTGGTCCAGGGCCACCCCGACCCGATGAGCGGCACGGTGGACGCCCCGATCGGGCGGCACCCCAGCTCGGACTGGAAGTGGGCGGTGACCCGGGAGGGCAAGCCCTCGATCACCCACTACGACCTGATCGAGGCCTACCGGGCCGCCTCGCTGCTGACGGTCAAGCTGGAGACCGGTCGCACCCACCAGATCCGGGTGCACATGTCGGCGCTGCGCCACCCGTGCGTCGGCGACCTCACCTACGGCGCCGACCCGACCCTCGCCAAGCGGCTCGGGCTGACCCGGCAGTGGCTGCACGCGGTCTCGCTGGGCTTCGAGCACCCGGGCGACGGCCAGTGGGTGCAGTTCGACAGCGAGTACCCCGAGG
- a CDS encoding DivIVA domain-containing protein codes for MPLTPEDVRNKQFTTVRLREGYDEDEVDAFLDEVEAELTRLLRENEDLRAKLAAATRAAAQNQANMRKEQPQDAPRPGGPVPAAISGPPVPGQQGPGQQQPPQQQQMGGQPLGLPSGAPQLPPGQGAPMQGQVPGQQQMQPMQQMQQQGMQQQMGTMGGQQQLVQPMGGQMLQPMGGQMQQQMGQPQLGQQGMPQQQMGTMGGQQQLAPMGGPLGQQLGGPLGAPMQQQQGPGGDSAARVLALAQQTADQAISEARSEANKIVGEARSRAEGLERDARAKADALERDAQEKHRVAMGSLESARATLERKVEDLRAFEREYRTRLKSYLETQLRQLESQADDSLAPPRIPATASLPPAASSMASTGAPSFGGGQPSFGGNQSFGGNQSFGGGSGAPSFGGQPSGNGAPQMAPAGMTQPMAAVRPQPPQPMQPMQQAPAPMRGFLIDEDGDN; via the coding sequence ATGCCGTTGACCCCCGAGGACGTTCGGAACAAGCAGTTCACGACCGTCCGCCTGCGCGAAGGCTATGACGAGGACGAGGTCGACGCCTTCCTCGACGAGGTCGAAGCCGAACTCACCCGGCTGCTCCGCGAGAACGAGGACCTGCGGGCCAAGCTGGCCGCGGCGACCCGGGCTGCCGCGCAGAACCAGGCGAACATGCGCAAGGAGCAGCCGCAGGACGCGCCGCGTCCCGGTGGCCCCGTGCCCGCTGCCATATCCGGCCCGCCGGTCCCCGGCCAGCAGGGTCCGGGCCAGCAGCAGCCTCCGCAGCAGCAGCAGATGGGCGGCCAGCCGCTGGGCCTGCCGTCCGGTGCTCCGCAGCTGCCGCCCGGCCAGGGCGCGCCGATGCAGGGCCAGGTCCCGGGCCAGCAGCAGATGCAGCCCATGCAGCAGATGCAGCAGCAGGGCATGCAGCAGCAGATGGGCACCATGGGCGGCCAGCAGCAGCTGGTGCAGCCGATGGGTGGTCAGATGCTGCAGCCGATGGGTGGCCAGATGCAGCAGCAGATGGGTCAGCCGCAGCTCGGCCAGCAGGGCATGCCGCAGCAGCAGATGGGCACCATGGGCGGCCAGCAGCAGCTCGCCCCGATGGGCGGCCCGCTCGGCCAGCAGCTCGGTGGCCCGCTCGGCGCCCCGATGCAGCAGCAGCAGGGCCCCGGCGGCGACAGCGCGGCCCGCGTGCTCGCGCTCGCCCAGCAGACCGCTGACCAGGCGATCTCCGAGGCCCGTTCCGAGGCCAACAAGATCGTCGGCGAGGCTCGCAGCCGCGCCGAGGGCCTGGAGCGCGACGCCCGTGCCAAGGCCGACGCGCTGGAGCGGGACGCGCAGGAGAAGCACCGCGTCGCGATGGGCTCGCTGGAGTCGGCCCGCGCCACGCTGGAGCGCAAGGTCGAGGACCTGCGTGCCTTCGAGCGCGAGTACCGCACCCGCCTGAAGTCCTACCTGGAGACCCAGCTGCGCCAGCTGGAGTCGCAGGCCGATGACTCGCTCGCCCCGCCGCGGATCCCGGCCACCGCCTCGCTGCCGCCGGCCGCGTCGTCGATGGCCTCCACCGGCGCCCCGTCCTTCGGCGGCGGTCAGCCGTCCTTCGGCGGGAACCAGTCCTTCGGTGGCAACCAGTCGTTCGGCGGTGGCAGCGGTGCCCCGTCCTTCGGCGGGCAGCCCTCGGGCAACGGCGCGCCGCAGATGGCCCCGGCCGGGATGACCCAGCCGATGGCCGCGGTCCGTCCGCAGCCGCCGCAGCCCATGCAGCCGATGCAGCAGGCCCCGGCTCCGATGCGCGGCTTCCTGATCGACGAGGACGGCGACAACTAA
- a CDS encoding YggT family protein, translating into MGIVGAVLYYALTVFLVILLFRLVMDWVFQFARSWRPGKAMVVVLEATYTVTDPPLKLLRRFIPPLRLGGVALDLSFFVLLIIVYFLIWLVQQLP; encoded by the coding sequence ATGGGGATCGTGGGGGCAGTGCTCTACTACGCACTGACCGTCTTCCTGGTGATTCTGCTGTTCCGTCTGGTCATGGACTGGGTCTTCCAGTTCGCCCGCTCGTGGCGTCCCGGCAAGGCCATGGTGGTGGTCCTGGAGGCCACGTACACTGTCACGGATCCGCCACTCAAGCTTCTTCGGCGGTTCATTCCGCCGTTGCGTCTCGGGGGCGTGGCGCTCGACCTGTCCTTCTTCGTACTGCTGATCATTGTGTATTTCCTGATCTGGCTCGTGCAGCAGCTGCCGTGA